A window from Candidatus Delongbacteria bacterium encodes these proteins:
- the rpsL gene encoding 30S ribosomal protein S12, translated as MPTISQLVRMGREKLVDKQNSPALKRCPQRRGVCTQVRTTTPKKPNSAMRKIARVRLTSGFEVTAYIPGEGHNLQEHSIVLVRGGRVKDLPGVRYHIIRGALDASGVDGRNQGRSKYGTKKPKEGQAPAKGKGKK; from the coding sequence GTGCCGACCATCAGCCAATTGGTCCGAATGGGCCGCGAAAAGCTGGTCGACAAGCAGAACAGCCCCGCGCTGAAGCGTTGTCCCCAGCGCCGTGGCGTCTGCACCCAGGTGCGCACCACGACCCCGAAGAAGCCGAACTCGGCCATGCGGAAGATCGCCCGCGTGCGCCTGACCAGCGGTTTCGAGGTCACGGCCTATATCCCCGGCGAAGGCCACAACCTGCAGGAGCACAGCATCGTGCTGGTGCGGGGCGGCCGTGTCAAGGATCTGCCCGGCGTCCGCTACCACATCATCCGCGGGGCGCTGGACGCCTCGGGTGTGGACGGCCGCAACCAGGGCCGCTCCAAATACGGCACCAAGAAGCCGAAGGAAGGCCAGGCACCGGCCAAGGGCAAAGGCAAGAAGTAA
- the rpsG gene encoding 30S ribosomal protein S7, translated as MRRRRAPERVNLPDPKFHSQLAARFINSMMKGGEKAVAEREFYRAVEIVDGKMDKGGLEVFERAVRTVEPLLEVRSRRVGGSTYQVPVEVRPKRKTALAIRWIITYSRNRSEKTFAERLAGELMAAYKKEGNSFKKREDVHKMAEANKAFAHFRW; from the coding sequence ATGCGTAGACGTCGTGCGCCGGAGCGCGTGAATCTCCCGGATCCGAAGTTCCATTCCCAACTGGCGGCCCGCTTCATCAACAGCATGATGAAGGGCGGCGAAAAGGCCGTGGCCGAGCGCGAGTTCTATCGCGCCGTGGAGATTGTGGACGGCAAAATGGACAAGGGCGGCCTCGAGGTCTTCGAGCGCGCCGTGCGCACCGTCGAGCCGCTGCTGGAAGTGCGGTCCCGCCGCGTGGGCGGCTCCACCTACCAGGTGCCCGTGGAGGTGCGTCCCAAGCGGAAGACGGCCCTGGCCATCCGCTGGATCATCACCTACTCGCGCAACCGCAGCGAGAAGACCTTCGCCGAGCGCCTGGCGGGGGAACTGATGGCCGCCTACAAGAAGGAAGGCAACTCCTTCAAGAAGCGCGAAGATGTGCACAAGATGGCCGAGGCCAACAAGGCCTTCGCCCACTTCCGCTGGTAG